A portion of the Pseudomonas sp. PSE14 genome contains these proteins:
- the oadA gene encoding sodium-extruding oxaloacetate decarboxylase subunit alpha, whose product MTVSKKVTVTDTILRDAHQSLLATRMRTEDMLPICDKLDKVGYWSLEVWGGATFDACVRFLKEDPWERLRKLKAALPNTRLQMLLRGQNLLGYRHYSDDVVRAFVAKAAVNGIDVFRIFDAMNDVRNLRTSIEAVKAAGKHAQGTIAYTTSPVHTIEAFVAQGRAMADMGVDSIAIKDMAGLLTPYATGELVKALKDALPLDVVVHSHDTAGVASMCQLKAVENGADRIDTAISSMAWGTSHPGTESMVAALRDTPFDTGLDLELIQEIGMYFHAVRKKYHQFESEFTGVDTRVQVNQVPGGMISNLANQLKEQGALNRMPEVLAEIPRVREDLGFPPLVTPTSQIVGTQAFFNVLAGERYKTITNEVKLYLQGRYGKAPGKIDEALRRQAIGNEEVIDVRPADLIKPELNKLREEIGSLAQSEEDVLTFAMFPDIGRKFLEERAAGTLKPEELLPIPNGKGVAPAGGEGVPTEFVVDVHGESYRVDITGVGVKTDGKRHFYLSVDGMPEEVVFEPLNEFIGGGGNKRKQASEPGHVTTTMPGNIVDVLVKEGDSVKAGQAVLITEAMKMETEVQAGIAGTVKAIHVAKGDRVNPGEILVEIEG is encoded by the coding sequence ATGACCGTTTCCAAGAAAGTCACCGTCACCGATACCATCCTGCGCGACGCCCACCAGTCGCTGCTGGCGACCCGGATGCGCACCGAAGACATGCTTCCCATCTGCGACAAGCTCGACAAGGTCGGCTACTGGTCGCTGGAAGTCTGGGGCGGCGCCACCTTCGACGCCTGCGTGCGCTTCCTCAAGGAAGACCCGTGGGAGCGCCTGCGCAAGCTCAAGGCCGCGCTGCCCAACACCCGCCTGCAGATGCTCCTGCGCGGTCAGAACCTGCTCGGCTACCGCCACTACAGCGACGACGTGGTGCGTGCTTTCGTCGCCAAGGCGGCGGTCAACGGCATCGACGTGTTCCGCATTTTCGACGCGATGAACGACGTGCGTAACCTGCGCACCTCCATCGAAGCGGTGAAGGCCGCCGGCAAGCACGCCCAGGGCACCATTGCCTACACCACCAGCCCGGTCCACACCATCGAGGCCTTCGTGGCCCAGGGTCGCGCCATGGCGGACATGGGCGTGGACTCCATCGCCATCAAGGACATGGCCGGCCTGCTGACCCCCTACGCCACCGGCGAACTGGTCAAGGCGCTGAAAGACGCGCTGCCGCTGGACGTGGTGGTGCACTCCCATGACACCGCCGGCGTGGCCAGCATGTGCCAGCTGAAGGCTGTGGAAAACGGCGCCGATCGTATCGACACCGCCATCTCCAGCATGGCCTGGGGCACCAGCCACCCGGGTACCGAATCCATGGTCGCCGCTCTGCGCGACACTCCGTTCGATACCGGCCTGGACCTGGAGCTGATCCAGGAAATCGGCATGTACTTCCACGCCGTGCGCAAGAAGTACCACCAGTTCGAGAGCGAGTTCACCGGCGTGGATACCCGCGTGCAGGTCAACCAGGTTCCGGGCGGGATGATTTCCAACCTGGCCAACCAGCTCAAGGAACAGGGCGCGCTGAACCGCATGCCGGAAGTGCTCGCGGAAATCCCGCGCGTTCGCGAAGACCTGGGCTTCCCGCCCCTGGTCACCCCGACCTCGCAGATCGTCGGCACCCAGGCGTTCTTCAACGTGCTGGCCGGCGAGCGCTACAAGACCATCACCAACGAGGTGAAGCTGTACCTGCAGGGCCGCTACGGCAAGGCGCCGGGCAAGATCGACGAAGCGCTGCGCCGCCAGGCCATCGGCAATGAGGAAGTGATCGACGTGCGTCCGGCCGACCTGATCAAGCCGGAACTGAACAAGCTGCGCGAGGAAATCGGTAGCCTGGCCCAGTCCGAAGAGGACGTGCTGACCTTCGCCATGTTCCCGGACATCGGCCGCAAGTTCCTCGAGGAGCGCGCCGCCGGCACCCTGAAGCCCGAAGAGCTGCTGCCAATCCCCAACGGCAAGGGCGTTGCCCCGGCCGGTGGTGAAGGCGTACCGACCGAGTTCGTGGTCGACGTGCACGGCGAGAGCTACCGCGTGGACATCACCGGCGTTGGCGTGAAGACCGACGGCAAGCGCCACTTCTACCTGTCGGTGGATGGCATGCCGGAAGAGGTGGTGTTCGAGCCGCTCAACGAGTTCATCGGCGGCGGCGGCAACAAGCGCAAGCAGGCCAGCGAACCGGGCCACGTCACCACCACCATGCCGGGCAACATCGTCGACGTGCTGGTGAAGGAAGGCGACAGCGTCAAGGCTGGCCAGGCGGTGCTGATCACCGAAGCAATGAAGATGGAAACCGAGGTGCAGGCGGGCATCGCCGGCACCGTGAAGGCCATTCACGTGGCCAAGGGCGACCGGGTCAACCCCGGTGAGATCCTGGTAGAAATTGAAGGCTGA
- a CDS encoding acetyl-CoA carboxylase biotin carboxylase subunit produces MIKKILIANRGEIAVRIVRACAEMGIRSVAVYADADRHALHVKRADEAHSIGTDPLAGYLNPRALVNLAVETGCDALHPGYGFLSENAELAEICAERGIKFIGPSAEVIRRMGDKTEARRSMIAAGVPCTPGTEGNVADLAEAVSEAERIGYPVMLKATSGGGGRGIRRCNSREELEQNFPRVISEATKAFGSAEVFLEKCIVNPKHIEAQVLADSFGNTVHLFERDCSIQRRNQKLIEIAPSPQLTPEQRAYIGDLSVRAAKAVGYENAGTVEFLLADGEVYFMEMNTRVQVEHTITEEITGIDIVREQIRIASGLPLSVKQEDIIHRGFALQFRINAEDPKNNFLPSFGKITRYYAPGGPGVRTDTAIYTGYTIPPYYDSMCLKLVVWALTWEEALDRGLRALDDMRVQGVKTTAAYYQEILKNPEFRSAQFNTSFVESHPELTEYSIKRTPSHLAIAIATAIAAHAGL; encoded by the coding sequence GTGATCAAGAAAATCCTGATCGCCAACCGTGGGGAGATCGCTGTCCGGATCGTGCGTGCCTGCGCCGAGATGGGCATCCGTTCGGTGGCCGTCTATGCCGACGCCGACCGCCACGCCCTGCACGTCAAGCGTGCCGACGAAGCGCACAGCATCGGTACCGATCCACTCGCCGGTTACCTCAACCCGCGCGCCCTGGTGAACCTGGCGGTGGAAACCGGCTGCGACGCCCTGCACCCGGGCTACGGTTTCCTCTCCGAGAACGCGGAGCTGGCGGAAATCTGCGCCGAGCGCGGCATCAAGTTCATCGGCCCGTCGGCGGAAGTGATCCGCCGCATGGGCGACAAGACCGAAGCGCGCCGCAGCATGATCGCCGCCGGCGTGCCCTGCACCCCCGGCACCGAAGGCAACGTCGCCGACCTCGCCGAAGCCGTCTCCGAAGCCGAGCGCATCGGCTACCCGGTGATGCTCAAGGCCACCTCCGGCGGTGGCGGTCGCGGCATCCGTCGCTGCAACAGCCGCGAGGAGCTGGAGCAGAACTTCCCCCGTGTGATCTCCGAGGCCACCAAGGCCTTCGGCAGCGCGGAAGTCTTCCTCGAGAAGTGCATCGTCAACCCGAAGCACATCGAAGCCCAGGTGCTGGCCGACTCCTTCGGCAATACCGTGCACCTGTTCGAGCGCGACTGCTCGATCCAGCGCCGCAACCAGAAGCTCATCGAGATCGCCCCCAGCCCGCAGCTCACCCCCGAGCAGCGCGCCTACATCGGCGACCTGTCGGTGCGCGCGGCCAAGGCCGTGGGTTACGAGAACGCCGGCACCGTGGAGTTCCTGCTCGCCGATGGCGAGGTGTACTTCATGGAGATGAACACCCGCGTGCAGGTGGAACACACCATCACCGAGGAAATCACCGGCATCGACATCGTCCGCGAGCAGATCCGCATCGCCTCGGGCCTGCCGCTCTCGGTCAAGCAGGAAGACATCATCCACCGCGGCTTCGCGCTGCAGTTCCGCATCAACGCGGAAGACCCGAAGAACAACTTCCTGCCGTCCTTCGGCAAGATCACCCGCTACTACGCGCCCGGCGGCCCCGGCGTGCGCACCGACACGGCGATCTACACCGGCTACACCATCCCGCCGTACTACGACTCGATGTGCCTGAAGCTGGTGGTCTGGGCGCTGACCTGGGAAGAGGCGCTGGACCGCGGCCTGCGTGCGCTGGACGACATGCGCGTGCAGGGCGTGAAGACCACCGCGGCCTACTACCAGGAAATCCTCAAGAACCCGGAATTCCGCAGCGCGCAGTTCAACACCAGCTTCGTTGAGAGCCACCCGGAACTGACCGAGTACTCCATCAAACGCACCCCGTCGCACCTGGCCATCGCCATCGCCACCGCCATTGCCGCCCACGCTGGCCTGTGA
- a CDS encoding LysR family transcriptional regulator, with amino-acid sequence MRMTLRQLQVFRAVCESRSYSRAAEEMALTQPAVSLQIRQLEELVGQPLFEYIGKKLYQTDAADALLRATNDIFQRLEVLDMNLSDLKGSLQGQLRLAVESSAKYITPHLFAAFHAQHPDVSLNLTVVNRAQAIKRLSDNRDDLVIMSLVPQDMALEFLPFLNNPIIAVAPPDHPLCNAAKLSLKDLEPYPLLVREPGSGTRKACEEHFQQKRAHFPQTLEFASLEGSREGVLAGLGLALLPRHAVSRELHSGLLRELPVEELPLYRSWCLVHARGKRLSPVAQAFVAFIREERALISQLAERFAGPPVQK; translated from the coding sequence ATGCGTATGACCCTTCGCCAACTGCAGGTTTTTCGCGCAGTGTGCGAAAGCCGTTCCTACAGCCGCGCGGCGGAGGAAATGGCGCTGACCCAACCGGCGGTCAGCCTGCAGATCCGCCAGCTGGAAGAACTGGTCGGCCAGCCGCTGTTCGAATACATCGGCAAGAAGCTCTACCAGACCGACGCCGCCGACGCCCTGCTGCGCGCGACCAACGACATCTTCCAGCGCCTGGAAGTGCTGGACATGAACCTCTCCGACCTCAAGGGCTCGCTGCAGGGCCAGTTGCGCCTGGCGGTGGAATCCAGCGCCAAGTACATCACCCCGCACCTGTTCGCCGCCTTCCACGCGCAGCACCCGGATGTCAGCCTGAACCTCACGGTGGTCAACCGCGCCCAGGCGATCAAGCGCCTGTCGGACAACCGCGACGACCTGGTGATCATGTCGCTGGTGCCCCAGGACATGGCCCTGGAATTCCTGCCCTTCCTGAACAACCCGATCATCGCGGTGGCGCCACCGGATCACCCGCTGTGCAATGCCGCCAAGCTGTCGCTCAAGGACCTGGAGCCCTATCCGCTGCTGGTCCGCGAGCCCGGTTCGGGCACGCGCAAGGCCTGCGAGGAACACTTCCAGCAGAAGCGCGCGCACTTCCCGCAGACGCTGGAATTCGCATCGCTCGAAGGCTCACGTGAAGGGGTGCTGGCGGGCCTGGGCCTGGCGCTGCTGCCGCGCCATGCGGTCAGCCGCGAACTGCACTCGGGCCTCTTGCGCGAGCTGCCCGTGGAAGAGCTGCCGCTCTACCGCAGCTGGTGTCTGGTGCACGCCCGCGGCAAGCGCCTGAGCCCGGTGGCCCAGGCGTTCGTCGCCTTCATCCGTGAAGAGCGGGCACTGATCAGCCAGCTGGCTGAACGTTTCGCCGGCCCGCCCGTGCAGAAGTGA
- a CDS encoding transcriptional regulator: MPRHIDDTQLQLDAKTRRKLEDQRRMQFRRAIEDRMEAQRLAVETSDYPDLIAVAYLTSARAGRRNVQPAG; the protein is encoded by the coding sequence ATGCCCCGCCATATCGACGACACCCAGCTCCAACTGGACGCCAAGACCCGCCGCAAGCTTGAAGACCAGCGGCGCATGCAGTTCCGCCGCGCCATCGAGGACCGCATGGAGGCGCAACGCCTCGCTGTGGAAACCTCCGATTACCCCGATCTGATCGCCGTCGCCTACCTCACTTCTGCACGGGCGGGCCGGCGAAACGTTCAGCCAGCTGGCTGA